A stretch of the Parachlamydia acanthamoebae genome encodes the following:
- a CDS encoding tetratricopeptide repeat protein: MQQDIEEKAQKGDLQAQAELGRYFLDQESYPQAKFWLEKAAMQNDASSQYLLGNMYVNGLDGEPNYTLAREWIQKAAEQRNVDAMVDLSSFYQDGTGGCEISPEKEKYWLEQAAILGDEEAQLELGLIFQAEENMESAKKWFEEAFTAYQSDRAAYFLGRLYLENAEEKATKELAYDWLKKAVDLGNANALGFLAKLQATEMWRDIEDTQGF; the protein is encoded by the coding sequence ATGCAGCAAGACATTGAGGAAAAGGCACAAAAAGGTGATTTACAGGCACAAGCTGAGCTTGGAAGGTACTTTCTTGATCAAGAAAGCTATCCACAAGCTAAATTTTGGTTAGAAAAAGCAGCGATGCAAAATGATGCTTCTTCTCAATATCTTCTCGGCAATATGTACGTTAATGGACTGGATGGAGAACCGAATTACACGCTAGCCAGAGAATGGATCCAAAAAGCCGCTGAGCAAAGAAACGTCGACGCTATGGTAGATCTCAGCTCTTTCTATCAAGATGGCACAGGAGGATGTGAAATCAGTCCTGAAAAAGAAAAGTATTGGCTCGAACAAGCCGCCATTTTAGGCGATGAAGAAGCACAACTTGAACTAGGTTTGATTTTTCAAGCGGAAGAGAATATGGAATCTGCTAAAAAATGGTTTGAGGAAGCTTTTACTGCTTATCAATCAGACCGAGCGGCTTACTTTCTTGGTCGACTATACTTAGAAAATGCTGAAGAAAAAGCAACCAAAGAATTGGCATATGACTGGTTAAAAAAAGCTGTCGATCTTGGAAATGCAAATGCCCTGGGATTCTTAGCAAAACTTCAGGCAACTGAAATGTGGCGCGATATAGAAGATACCCAAGGTTTTTAA